The Bacteroidetes bacterium GWF2_43_63 genome contains a region encoding:
- a CDS encoding collagenase, producing MKVEITAPVGSYESLRAALDAGAGSVYFGIGNLNMRSSSAVNFQQEDLANIIRLCRESSAKAYLALNTVIFDDETDEVGSILNTAAAAGIDAVIATDVSVLNRARKLGLNVHMSTQSNITNVEAVEFFSQWADVMVLSREMSLEKVKSLHDKIVERNICGPSGNLVRLEAFAHGALCMAVSGKCYLSLDNLNRSANRGQCAQICRRSYRVTDIEGGTELLIDNKYIMSPRDLCTVGFLDKLIGAGISVLKIEGRGRPPEYVSAVVKVYSEALEAIENNTYSPKAIEEWMKRLEKVYNRGFWEGYYMGKSTGEWTDRHGSSATERREFIGKVTNYFSKLGVAEVKAETGAVYPDTLITITGPTTGLYEGKIEELHLDKGKAAMAPQGARFAFAVSRMVRRGDMVFRIVPAND from the coding sequence ATGAAAGTTGAAATTACCGCACCGGTTGGATCGTATGAGTCGTTGAGAGCTGCTCTTGATGCTGGTGCCGGCTCTGTGTATTTTGGCATCGGCAATCTGAATATGCGGTCTTCTTCCGCAGTCAATTTCCAGCAGGAAGATCTTGCGAATATTATACGTTTGTGTCGTGAAAGTAGCGCCAAAGCTTATCTTGCATTGAACACTGTTATTTTTGATGACGAAACAGATGAGGTTGGTAGCATTCTTAACACGGCTGCTGCCGCGGGAATCGACGCTGTTATAGCAACCGATGTAAGTGTCTTAAATCGCGCTCGCAAGCTGGGTTTGAATGTACACATGTCAACCCAATCCAATATCACCAATGTTGAGGCTGTTGAATTTTTTTCACAATGGGCCGATGTGATGGTTTTGTCGCGCGAAATGTCGCTCGAAAAAGTGAAAAGTTTGCACGATAAAATTGTTGAGCGCAATATCTGCGGGCCATCTGGAAATCTTGTAAGGCTTGAAGCTTTTGCTCACGGAGCTTTGTGCATGGCCGTGAGTGGCAAGTGTTATCTGAGTCTTGATAATCTGAACCGGAGTGCCAACCGTGGCCAGTGTGCGCAGATTTGCCGGAGATCATACCGGGTGACTGACATCGAGGGCGGCACCGAACTGCTCATCGATAACAAATATATTATGTCGCCCCGCGATCTTTGCACCGTTGGTTTCCTTGACAAGCTGATTGGTGCAGGCATTTCGGTGTTGAAAATTGAAGGTCGCGGACGTCCGCCGGAATATGTTTCTGCCGTAGTGAAAGTGTATTCAGAAGCGCTGGAAGCAATTGAAAACAACACCTATTCTCCCAAAGCTATTGAAGAATGGATGAAGCGGCTTGAGAAAGTCTATAACCGTGGCTTCTGGGAAGGTTATTACATGGGAAAATCAACCGGGGAGTGGACGGATCGACATGGTTCTTCGGCGACTGAACGACGTGAATTTATCGGGAAAGTGACCAATTACTTTTCGAAACTTGGTGTTGCCGAAGTAAAAGCCGAAACCGGAGCTGTTTACCCGGACACACTTATAACAATTACAGGCCCAACGACGGGCCTGTATGAGGGAAAAATCGAAGAGCTTCATCTCGACAAAGGCAAAGCCGCAATGGCGCCTCAGGGGGCCCGGTTTGCTTTTGCCGTTTCACGCATGGTGCGCCGTGGCGACATGGTGTTTCGCATCGTTCCGGCAAATGATTAA
- a CDS encoding cell surface protein SprA, whose amino-acid sequence MKGLVYFPVVTTIALVAVQMFSPAPQKRETVFKPQQVMTMPADTDSLVYPFYDDPYYSTEDKDHPLFLSDPKNISDTVEFDPETGEYIFKRQIGDIDYRPSYRMTQDEYFQYDFDKAIKDYWSERSMASGKRNGAGGISFNIPGMGGEGIFGSNTIDIRPSGTAELIFGVNANRRDDPALNVKQRRTANFDFQEKIQMNVQAKIGDKVDFGVKYNTESSFEFENKMKLQYEGKEDEIIKSIEAGDVTLPLNTTLINGSQSLFGIKSKLQFGKVTVTSVVSQQKSQTSNITVSGGAQTSEFELYCDEYEEKKHFLVAHYFKDNYNKWLENLPIVGSPINITKMEVWVTNIGAATQENRNIVALMDLGEKTPYNPVIPTYVTPEAVFPDNESNGLFDIVNINQIRDINSVNSYMNGTGLVAGTDYEKIENARLLSPTEYTYNSKLGFISLNSTLNDDQVLAVAFQYTILGYDSVFQVGEFSNGGIAAPGCLVVKLLKGTAQNTKVPLWGLMMKNVYSIGGYQVNPDDFRLDVLYKSDALGIPAGYFTEGDLQGIPLIRVMNMDNLNANSDPEPDGFFDFIDNAATNGGTINSKNGRVFFPLLEPFGKDLRVLLGDQALADKYCYDSLYTMTKTGARQFPNKNRFTIAGEFKSSVGNEISLNAMNIPQGSVKVTAGGILLAENVDYTVDYTLGRLKIINEGILNSGAPINISLESNSLFSIQTKTFLGTHIDYDVNKNFLVGATIMNLTERPYTYKVNIGEEPISNTMWGLNLSYQTESRLITKLVDFLPMIETKAPSRVTIDAEVANLIPGHARAIGKTGTAYIDDFEGSKSSIDIKNIGTWFHASIPQGQASFFPEATNDTSLISGFNRARLAWYVIDPLFFRDNNLTPDHIANDPAMLSNHYMREVLETEVFPKKENVNNIVTNIAVLDMAYYPGEKGPYNFDVNPTTVSAGIDADGNLADPSTRWAGMMRKIETPDFEETNVEYIEFWMMDPFIYNPAHTGGKVIFNLGDISEDLLRDHRKSYENGLPTSSVIENVDTTQWGRVPLMQALVNSFDNDPTSRQYQDIGLDGLSDADETSFYATAYLNAIETIFGTSSQAYTKAIDDPSNDNFHYFRGTDYDADELDILERYKRYNGVEGNSPTSDQSPEDYPTSSTTLPNVEDINRDNTLNESERYFQYVIDMQPSKMVVGQNYITDVFNASANLNDGTTASVKWYQFKIPVKDPDLVVGDIYDFKSIRFIRILMREFSEPIVLRFATMELARSQWRKYENALLYPGEYIPGDDQNGTSFDISAVNIEENGSRTPIPYVLPPSIEREVGWGSNTMYEMNEQALVLKACNLTDGDARAVYKTCEFDIRQYKKMKMFIHSELSQPEAYTLNDGDLSVFIRLGTDFTDNFYEYEVPLHPTDLNISAQDPDINHLVWADSLDFNLDSLVELKKARNVAMRQDNSGVTLLTPFYKFDGLNKITIVGIPNLSDVRTIMIGIRNPKRSPTNLSDDGQSKCAEIWVNELRLTDFDEDGGWAATTRVTADLADIGNVAVVGNMSTAGFGSIEKKVSERQKENIMSYDLATNIELGKFLPEKSGMKIPMHFDLSETFSNPQYNPLNPDLLLSEDLDTYNDPVERDSIMQLVQSYTRRKSLNFVNVRKEKTGTSTKNRIYDLSNFDLTYAYNEIFMRNIDVEYNLTKTYRGALGYNYSSNPKNYIPFKKVKILNKKALRFFGDFNFYLMPKSLSFRTDLDRGYEENLLRNKSDALILIEPTYLKTFSWNRTYSLKYDLTKSIKIDFIANANARIDEPPGSIDKADSDYQAKMDSIWQNVKSMGRITNYNQSLKVNYALPINKLPMLDWISSSLQYGGDYKWTAAALYKDSLGEYADSPYGNTIENNRSISANINGNLVNLYNKIPYLKKLNQTSTKPRQNINARVEAMVNDSAGTSDKDTISLFKKVADNFLKLLMMTKNVSLSYTLAEGTYLPGYRGGMDLLGMDLKNQAPGWGFVFGDQRDIRPSLVQSNLLSKDSLFNNAFAKRKNENLNARVSLEPMKNMKIEITAMRNFTENHSEYFKYNEATDAFRSYSGIDNGSFSLSIVTWSTAFIQDYDDYSNKTFEYFKSIRPDIAAQVAQASTVWDGTYFTDSITGQIFPSGYGPTSQEVLIPAFLAAYTGNNPKKYISSKFPRIPLPNWRLTYNGLTEIPWVKKRFKNATISHAYRCTYNIGGYTSNVLFSDSDADGYTIVKDALGNYLPKYEIAQVSITEQFSPLLNIDLTWKNSLISKVEYKKSRNLAVSFANNQMTEVISGEITVGLGYRFKDVRFEISGKDFKSDLSLKADFSIRNNKTVLRKIVENVDQISAGQKVVSINLSAEYMLSQKFTIRAFFDKVINNPYISSQFLNSNTNAGISLRFSLAQ is encoded by the coding sequence CGGTGGAATTTCATTCAACATTCCAGGCATGGGGGGCGAAGGAATTTTTGGTTCAAACACCATTGATATCCGCCCATCAGGAACGGCTGAACTTATTTTTGGGGTTAATGCCAACCGCCGCGACGATCCGGCCCTTAATGTGAAACAACGACGCACCGCCAATTTTGACTTTCAGGAAAAAATACAGATGAACGTGCAGGCCAAGATCGGCGACAAAGTTGATTTTGGGGTGAAATATAACACTGAATCTTCGTTTGAGTTTGAAAATAAAATGAAGCTTCAGTACGAAGGCAAGGAAGACGAAATCATCAAAAGTATCGAAGCCGGAGATGTCACTTTGCCGTTAAATACTACACTCATCAACGGAAGTCAGAGTTTGTTCGGCATCAAGTCGAAGCTTCAATTCGGCAAGGTGACCGTTACTTCGGTTGTATCACAGCAAAAAAGTCAGACTTCAAACATCACTGTTTCCGGCGGCGCTCAAACAAGTGAATTCGAGCTCTACTGCGATGAGTACGAAGAAAAGAAGCACTTCCTTGTTGCGCATTATTTCAAAGACAATTATAACAAGTGGCTGGAAAATCTCCCCATAGTCGGTTCTCCCATTAATATCACCAAAATGGAGGTCTGGGTAACCAACATCGGAGCTGCCACTCAGGAGAACCGCAACATCGTCGCTTTGATGGATCTTGGTGAAAAAACTCCCTACAATCCCGTCATCCCGACTTATGTAACTCCGGAAGCGGTTTTTCCAGACAACGAATCAAACGGACTTTTCGATATAGTCAACATCAACCAGATCCGTGACATCAACAGCGTGAATTCATATATGAATGGTACCGGACTTGTTGCTGGAACCGACTATGAAAAAATTGAAAACGCGCGTCTGCTCTCACCTACCGAATACACATACAATTCAAAGCTTGGTTTCATCTCGCTGAATTCCACCCTGAATGATGATCAGGTCCTTGCCGTAGCTTTTCAATACACCATTCTCGGCTACGACAGTGTTTTTCAGGTCGGCGAATTTTCCAACGGAGGTATTGCAGCTCCCGGCTGTCTGGTGGTGAAACTATTGAAGGGAACAGCTCAGAACACCAAAGTTCCGCTCTGGGGACTGATGATGAAAAACGTATATTCCATCGGCGGCTATCAAGTCAATCCGGATGATTTTCGCCTTGATGTGCTTTATAAAAGCGATGCCCTCGGCATTCCCGCTGGCTATTTCACCGAAGGTGATCTGCAGGGTATTCCGCTGATACGCGTCATGAATATGGATAACCTGAATGCCAACAGCGATCCTGAACCTGACGGGTTTTTTGACTTTATTGACAATGCTGCTACCAATGGCGGAACAATCAATTCGAAAAACGGACGAGTGTTTTTCCCGCTGCTGGAGCCATTCGGCAAAGATCTCCGTGTCCTTTTAGGAGACCAGGCATTAGCCGATAAATATTGCTACGACTCGTTATACACCATGACAAAAACCGGCGCCAGACAGTTCCCCAATAAGAACCGCTTTACCATTGCCGGAGAATTCAAATCGTCGGTCGGAAATGAGATTTCGCTCAATGCCATGAATATTCCGCAAGGAAGTGTTAAAGTGACTGCCGGTGGCATTTTGCTGGCCGAAAACGTTGATTACACGGTCGATTACACACTTGGACGTTTGAAAATCATTAACGAAGGTATTCTCAACAGCGGTGCTCCCATCAATATCAGTCTTGAAAGCAACTCCCTGTTCTCTATTCAGACCAAAACATTTCTCGGTACCCACATCGATTATGATGTAAACAAAAACTTCCTGGTCGGTGCCACCATTATGAATCTTACTGAAAGACCTTATACCTATAAAGTGAATATTGGTGAAGAGCCAATTTCCAACACCATGTGGGGTCTTAATCTTTCTTATCAGACCGAGTCACGGCTTATCACCAAGTTGGTTGACTTCCTGCCCATGATTGAAACCAAAGCTCCGTCACGTGTGACAATTGATGCCGAAGTAGCCAATCTGATTCCGGGGCACGCCCGGGCAATCGGAAAAACAGGAACAGCCTACATCGACGATTTTGAGGGCAGTAAATCATCGATCGACATAAAGAATATCGGCACATGGTTTCATGCTTCCATTCCGCAGGGACAAGCGTCATTCTTTCCTGAAGCCACCAATGACACTTCGCTTATCAGTGGTTTCAACCGGGCCCGGCTTGCGTGGTATGTCATAGATCCACTATTCTTCCGCGACAACAACCTTACTCCCGATCACATCGCCAATGATCCGGCTATGCTTTCGAATCACTACATGCGCGAAGTGCTCGAGACCGAGGTTTTCCCGAAAAAAGAAAACGTAAACAACATCGTCACCAACATTGCGGTGCTTGATATGGCCTATTATCCAGGGGAAAAAGGTCCATACAACTTCGATGTCAACCCAACTACTGTTTCTGCCGGTATCGATGCCGACGGAAATCTGGCCGATCCTTCGACACGATGGGCAGGCATGATGCGCAAAATAGAAACACCGGACTTTGAGGAAACCAATGTCGAATACATTGAATTCTGGATGATGGATCCTTTCATCTACAATCCGGCTCACACTGGCGGTAAAGTGATTTTCAACCTGGGCGATATTTCCGAGGATCTTCTCCGCGATCACCGTAAAAGTTACGAAAATGGTCTGCCTACATCCAGTGTTATTGAAAACGTCGATACAACCCAATGGGGTCGCGTGCCTTTGATGCAAGCGCTGGTCAATTCTTTCGATAATGACCCCACATCGCGTCAGTATCAGGATATCGGACTCGACGGATTATCGGATGCTGATGAAACCTCGTTTTATGCCACTGCATATCTGAACGCGATTGAAACTATTTTTGGCACATCCTCTCAGGCATACACCAAAGCAATCGACGACCCTTCAAACGACAATTTCCATTATTTCCGTGGCACGGATTACGATGCTGATGAACTTGATATTCTTGAAAGATATAAACGATACAACGGAGTTGAAGGTAACAGCCCAACCAGCGACCAGTCACCCGAAGACTACCCGACATCATCGACCACCCTGCCCAACGTAGAGGACATTAACCGCGACAACACACTCAACGAATCGGAAAGATATTTTCAATATGTAATTGACATGCAGCCATCTAAAATGGTGGTAGGTCAGAACTATATTACCGATGTTTTCAATGCTTCTGCCAACCTGAATGACGGGACTACCGCTTCAGTAAAATGGTACCAGTTTAAAATTCCGGTAAAAGATCCGGACCTGGTGGTTGGCGACATTTACGACTTTAAATCGATCCGATTTATCCGCATCCTGATGCGCGAATTTTCCGAACCCATAGTTTTGCGTTTTGCAACCATGGAGCTTGCCCGCAGCCAGTGGCGAAAATATGAAAACGCCCTGCTCTACCCGGGTGAATACATTCCCGGCGACGATCAGAACGGAACTTCGTTTGATATTTCTGCAGTCAACATCGAAGAAAACGGCAGCCGCACGCCCATTCCTTATGTGCTTCCGCCAAGTATTGAGCGCGAAGTTGGCTGGGGCTCAAACACCATGTATGAAATGAACGAGCAGGCCCTTGTTCTTAAAGCCTGCAACCTGACAGACGGAGATGCGCGCGCGGTGTACAAAACCTGCGAATTTGATATTCGTCAGTACAAAAAAATGAAGATGTTCATTCACTCTGAACTTTCTCAGCCAGAAGCATATACGCTGAATGACGGTGACCTCTCTGTTTTTATCCGTTTAGGTACCGACTTTACAGATAATTTCTACGAATACGAAGTTCCGCTTCATCCAACCGACCTTAATATCAGTGCGCAGGATCCGGATATCAATCACCTGGTCTGGGCCGATTCGCTCGATTTCAATCTCGACAGCCTTGTTGAACTGAAGAAAGCACGGAATGTGGCCATGCGCCAGGATAACTCAGGCGTGACCCTTCTTACTCCGTTTTACAAGTTTGATGGATTGAACAAAATTACCATCGTCGGTATTCCAAATCTCAGCGACGTCAGGACAATCATGATTGGCATACGCAATCCAAAGCGCAGCCCGACTAATCTTTCAGATGATGGTCAGTCTAAATGTGCCGAAATCTGGGTAAATGAATTACGACTAACCGACTTTGACGAAGATGGCGGATGGGCAGCTACCACAAGGGTTACCGCCGATCTGGCCGACATTGGAAACGTTGCCGTTGTTGGAAATATGTCAACCGCCGGATTCGGAAGTATTGAGAAAAAAGTGTCGGAGCGCCAGAAAGAAAACATAATGTCGTATGATCTGGCCACCAATATAGAGCTTGGAAAATTCCTGCCTGAAAAATCCGGAATGAAAATTCCGATGCACTTCGATTTGAGTGAAACCTTCAGTAATCCGCAGTACAACCCATTGAATCCGGATTTGCTGCTTTCTGAAGACCTTGACACCTACAATGATCCGGTAGAAAGAGATTCTATAATGCAATTGGTGCAGAGTTACACGCGACGCAAAAGTCTGAACTTTGTCAATGTACGGAAAGAAAAAACGGGAACAAGCACCAAAAACAGAATTTACGATCTTTCAAACTTTGACCTCACATACGCATACAACGAAATTTTTATGCGGAATATTGATGTGGAATATAATCTGACAAAAACATACCGTGGTGCGCTGGGATACAATTATTCCTCAAATCCGAAAAATTATATCCCGTTTAAAAAAGTGAAGATTTTGAATAAAAAAGCGCTCAGGTTTTTCGGCGATTTCAATTTTTATCTGATGCCAAAATCGCTTTCGTTCCGCACCGATCTTGACCGGGGATATGAGGAAAATCTACTGCGCAATAAATCGGATGCACTCATTCTGATTGAGCCCACTTATCTCAAAACTTTCTCGTGGAACCGTACCTATTCGCTCAAATACGATCTGACCAAAAGTATTAAAATTGATTTTATTGCCAATGCCAATGCCCGTATTGATGAACCACCGGGAAGCATCGACAAGGCCGACAGCGACTACCAGGCAAAAATGGATTCCATCTGGCAGAACGTGAAATCGATGGGTCGCATTACCAATTACAATCAGTCGCTGAAAGTAAACTATGCGTTGCCGATCAATAAACTCCCCATGCTTGACTGGATCAGCTCTTCTCTGCAATATGGCGGCGATTATAAATGGACCGCTGCTGCGCTTTACAAAGATTCGCTGGGCGAATACGCCGATAGCCCATACGGAAACACCATTGAAAATAATCGTTCAATCTCTGCCAATATCAACGGCAATCTGGTGAATCTGTACAATAAAATCCCCTATCTGAAAAAACTCAATCAGACTTCGACTAAACCCAGACAAAATATAAATGCCAGAGTTGAAGCCATGGTCAATGATTCTGCCGGCACCAGCGATAAGGATACCATTTCATTATTTAAAAAAGTTGCAGATAATTTCCTGAAACTGCTGATGATGACTAAAAACGTGTCGCTTTCCTACACGCTGGCCGAAGGCACCTATCTCCCGGGTTACCGTGGAGGCATGGACCTTTTAGGAATGGATCTCAAAAATCAGGCTCCGGGCTGGGGATTTGTTTTTGGAGATCAGCGCGATATCAGGCCATCGCTGGTTCAGAGCAACCTCCTGTCGAAAGACTCACTCTTCAACAACGCATTTGCCAAAAGGAAAAACGAAAACCTGAATGCTAGAGTTTCGCTGGAGCCAATGAAAAACATGAAGATTGAAATCACCGCTATGCGGAATTTCACTGAAAACCACAGCGAGTATTTCAAATATAATGAAGCCACTGATGCCTTCAGATCCTACTCCGGAATTGATAATGGAAGTTTCAGTTTATCAATAGTTACCTGGAGTACTGCATTTATACAAGACTATGATGATTATTCAAATAAAACGTTTGAGTATTTCAAATCCATCAGACCCGACATTGCTGCTCAGGTAGCTCAGGCAAGCACGGTTTGGGATGGAACCTATTTTACAGACTCCATTACCGGTCAGATTTTCCCCAGCGGATATGGCCCCACTTCACAAGAGGTGCTGATTCCGGCATTTCTTGCTGCCTATACCGGAAATAATCCAAAAAAATATATCAGCTCTAAATTTCCGCGTATTCCTTTGCCCAACTGGCGCCTGACTTACAATGGCCTGACTGAAATACCCTGGGTGAAGAAAAGATTCAAAAACGCCACCATTTCTCATGCTTACCGCTGCACCTATAATATTGGCGGATACACCTCCAATGTACTGTTCTCAGATTCAGATGCAGACGGATACACTATAGTGAAAGACGCACTGGGCAACTATTTGCCAAAGTATGAAATTGCTCAGGTAAGTATTACAGAACAGTTCAGCCCACTGTTGAACATTGATCTGACCTGGAAAAACAGTCTGATCAGCAAGGTTGAGTACAAAAAATCGCGGAATCTGGCTGTAAGTTTTGCCAATAATCAAATGACGGAGGTCATTTCCGGCGAAATTACTGTTGGACTTGGCTACAGGTTCAAGGATGTGCGATTCGAGATTTCAGGTAAGGATTTCAAGAGCGACCTGAGTCTGAAAGCCGATTTCTCGATTCGAAACAACAAAACCGTGCTCCGCAAAATTGTTGAAAATGTTGATCAGATCAGTGCCGGACAGAAAGTCGTTTCCATCAACCTTTCAGCAGAATACATGCTGAGTCAGAAATTTACCATCCGCGCATTCTTCGACAAGGTTATAAACAACCCCTATATTTCGTCGCAGTTCCTCAACAGCAACACCAATGCAGGAATCAGCCTCCGCTTCTCGCTGGCACAATAA
- a CDS encoding glycine cleavage system protein H has protein sequence MNIPENLLYTKSHEWVRVEGETAFIGVSDFAQSELGDVVFVEVETVGETLDREEALGTIEAVKTVTDVYMPVGGEVLEFNEKVKETPDLINKDPYGEGWIVKIKISDPAQLNDLMNAASYTAHTGH, from the coding sequence ATGAATATTCCTGAAAATTTACTCTACACCAAAAGTCATGAATGGGTTCGCGTTGAAGGCGAAACTGCATTTATCGGCGTTAGTGATTTCGCTCAATCAGAACTGGGTGATGTCGTTTTTGTAGAAGTTGAAACTGTTGGCGAAACCCTCGATCGCGAAGAAGCGCTTGGAACCATTGAGGCCGTGAAAACCGTAACCGATGTTTACATGCCAGTCGGCGGCGAAGTTCTCGAATTCAACGAAAAAGTGAAAGAAACTCCCGACCTGATCAATAAAGATCCTTACGGCGAAGGCTGGATCGTGAAAATCAAAATTTCTGACCCCGCTCAGCTGAACGACCTTATGAATGCAGCCAGCTATACTGCTCACACAGGTCATTAA
- a CDS encoding aspartate--tRNA ligase, whose product MYRTHTCGELRQENIGQTIVLSGWVQRIRDLGGMTFIDLRDRYGITQLIFDLDANKDLCESARSLGREYVIRATGIVLERSNKNKNIQTGDIEIEVQKLEVLNKSQVPPFTIETETDGGEELRMKYRYLDLRRSPLQFNIQLRHRMALEVRNYLSEKNFMEIETPYLIRSTPEGARDFIVPSRMNANQFYALPQSPQTFKQLLMVSGFDRYFQIVRCFRDEDLRADRQPEFTQIDCEMSFVEREDVLNVFEGLTKQLFRKIKNIELPEFTRMPYSEAIRLYGSDKPDLRFGMQIQDITQFGKGKGFGVFDSADHVLALVVPGAAEYTRKQLDELTDWVKRPQIGATGLIWAKFASDGTAKSSVDKFFTADDLKAWKDHCGAADGDLMLIVAGNKKKIFGIAGDLRLELGNQLGLRDSSKYVALWVVDFPLLEWDEDAKRYFAMHHPFTSPVAEDMEMLESDPGAVRANAYDLVINGVEIGGGSIRIHDRNLQMRMFRALGFTEEEAAAQFGFLLGAFEYGAPPHGGIAFGFDRFAAILAGQNNIRDFIAFPKNNSGRDLMADSPSVVDQKQLDELNIRLVKPV is encoded by the coding sequence ATGTACAGGACTCACACTTGCGGCGAATTACGTCAGGAAAATATAGGACAAACTATTGTACTCAGCGGATGGGTACAGCGAATCCGCGATCTGGGCGGAATGACTTTTATCGATCTCAGAGACAGATATGGTATTACTCAATTGATTTTTGACCTTGACGCAAACAAGGATTTGTGCGAATCCGCGCGCAGCCTGGGTCGTGAATATGTAATCAGAGCAACAGGTATTGTTCTCGAACGGAGCAATAAAAATAAAAATATTCAAACCGGTGATATTGAAATTGAAGTTCAAAAACTGGAAGTGCTGAATAAATCACAGGTTCCGCCTTTTACCATTGAAACCGAAACCGATGGAGGCGAGGAACTCCGTATGAAATACCGCTATCTTGATTTGCGCCGGTCTCCGCTTCAGTTCAATATCCAGCTGCGACATCGTATGGCGCTCGAAGTCAGGAATTATCTGAGCGAAAAGAATTTTATGGAAATCGAAACGCCATATCTGATTCGCTCAACACCAGAAGGAGCGCGCGATTTCATTGTGCCGTCCCGCATGAATGCCAATCAGTTTTATGCACTTCCGCAATCGCCGCAGACTTTCAAACAACTACTTATGGTGTCGGGCTTCGATCGCTATTTCCAAATTGTACGTTGCTTCCGCGACGAAGACCTGCGCGCCGACCGTCAGCCGGAGTTCACCCAGATTGACTGCGAAATGTCGTTTGTTGAACGCGAAGATGTGCTGAACGTTTTCGAAGGACTGACCAAACAATTGTTCAGAAAAATCAAAAATATTGAGCTTCCCGAATTCACCAGAATGCCGTACAGCGAAGCTATACGCCTTTACGGAAGCGACAAACCCGATCTTCGCTTCGGAATGCAGATTCAGGATATCACACAATTTGGCAAAGGAAAGGGTTTTGGTGTTTTTGATTCAGCAGATCATGTGCTGGCGCTTGTGGTTCCCGGTGCTGCTGAGTATACCCGTAAGCAACTGGATGAGCTCACCGACTGGGTGAAAAGACCGCAGATTGGCGCTACCGGACTTATCTGGGCCAAGTTTGCATCTGACGGAACGGCGAAATCTTCGGTAGATAAATTTTTCACAGCCGATGACCTGAAAGCGTGGAAAGATCATTGTGGCGCTGCCGACGGTGATTTGATGCTGATTGTTGCTGGTAATAAAAAGAAAATATTTGGTATTGCTGGCGATCTGCGCCTTGAGCTTGGAAATCAGCTTGGATTGCGCGATTCATCAAAATATGTTGCATTATGGGTGGTCGATTTTCCACTGCTCGAATGGGATGAAGACGCTAAGCGATATTTTGCCATGCATCACCCTTTCACTTCACCGGTAGCCGAAGACATGGAAATGTTGGAATCCGATCCGGGTGCTGTACGTGCCAATGCTTATGACTTAGTTATTAACGGAGTCGAAATTGGCGGAGGCAGCATACGAATTCATGACCGCAATTTGCAGATGCGCATGTTTAGGGCACTTGGATTTACTGAAGAAGAGGCGGCTGCTCAGTTTGGTTTTCTGTTGGGTGCTTTTGAGTATGGTGCTCCTCCCCATGGTGGAATAGCTTTTGGCTTCGACCGCTTTGCCGCCATTCTTGCCGGGCAAAATAATATTCGTGATTTTATTGCATTTCCGAAGAACAACTCAGGCCGCGACCTGATGGCCGATTCTCCTTCGGTGGTCGATCAGAAGCAGCTGGACGAACTCAATATTCGGCTGGTAAAACCTGTATAA